CCGGCAGCCGGAGTTTCCGGACGAACGAGCCATAGGAACGTTCCACCCGGTAATAATCTTTGCGTTCAGTCTTCTCTTCCGACTTTTTCTCCCCGGAGATAGTGATGATATCGTCGGTGAAGTCGACGTTGATCTCCTCCTTTTTGATCCCCGGCAGGTCAGCTTTGATGACGAGGTCATTCCCATCTTCGAACATGTCGATTGACGTCGAGACGCTGGTCAATTCAGGGAACTTGAAGCGGGGCATAAAGGACGGTGCAAAGAAACGCCGCTGAAAAAAGTCATCGAACAACTGCTCCATCTCTGCGAAAGGGGAAGTGTATTTCTGTAACTCACCAGGTTTTTCACCTCTTTTCTCCGATATGGAGATTTCTTTTTTATCGTCTGCCATGGCTCTCTCCTCCGTTGTTGTTTGGGGTGAACTCCCCCGGTTGTTTGAATCACCTTCGAGCGAAAGGATTTTGTCTCGAATCAGGTACAATCCTCGCGCCACAAACAATTGGACTGTCCACATTCGTTGACACTGTTGCTGCCAAAACAGGCTGTGTTCCCCTCGGCCTGCTGAATGGCCCGGATGAGTTCGCCTTTATTGGCTTTGCCGGGTTTAAGCTGATGTTGTTTGGCAATTTTTTTGATCGCATCGATTTTCATCGTGGAATTTCCTCCCTTTATTGTTTTTTTTAAGCTGAGGTTCTGCCCAAAAGGTTTTTTCCTGATAACAAATTTCAATCAGTAATCCCTGGAGTGTATTTCGCAATTTACGGGGCGGGTTAATCATCTGCAGGTCAATGCCCCGGAACTTGAAAGAGCGGAGCCAGATGTAAAGAACCTGCAACCCGCTCGCATCAACTTCGTTTAGCTGACCACAATCGATGCGCAGGTTCTTCACCTCGGCCACCTTTAGTTGTTGTAACGAGACCGCGAGGGAATCGATATTGCGGTCGGTCATTTCAGTACGGGTCCAATTTCCCATCAATTGAGCCATGGTGCCGGAGATATTTACTTTCATAAGGACCTTCCGAAGTTTGAACTGTTTAGTCTGTCTGTTTGCGGAGCGCTGAAGATCTAACTTGCTAATCCTCTGAGTTAAATCTCCGGTTAAATATGGTCGTTAAAAAATAGTAACGGTCAATTGCTTCAATGCAAGCCCCTTTGATTTTTTCTTCACGACGCGAGCAGAAAAAATCAGCGTTGTAAAAATTAAATAGTTTGCCAGGACACAAACTGACTGACCAGTTCTGCTAATTGTGCTGCACACAATCAAGAGCAGGAGGTTTTGTCATGAAGAGTTGCGATCACTTTATCCCCGTTTCTGTCCCGTTTCAGCACAATCAGAGATTTCAACCCGTTAAGAGTAAAGTCGGCACGCGTTCCGGGCAGCAGCGTCGGTTGCTGCTCGGGGTGAGCTTCCTGTTGATCCTGAGCTGGACGGTTGGCGCGATCTTGCTTATCAGTATGCGGCGGGGTGAACGGGATATGGCAGAGGTGTTGGCGCAGCAGCGCGCAATTGCCGCCTCTTTTTCGAGGGAAATATCACGCAGTCGCTAGGTAGAGGCTGAATTTTTTAGCTTTTTCTGGTCAAACCGGCGTAATGCCGCTACAATATCGACATTTTCAACCAAGGAGTTACCGATGCCGGTCGATCTTGCCCCTCTGGGAATGTTGCGTGTCGCGGTTGCCAGTCCGGCGCTGCGCCTTGCTGATCCTCTCTATAATTGCGAAATCATCGCCGGAATGGCTGTAGAAGCCGCCGGGCAGGGGGCGCAAGTACTGCTCTGTCCCGAATTGTCAGTGACGGGCTACAGTTGTGCTGACCTCTTTCTGCAACCGACCCTGTTGCATGGCGCAGAAGCCGGGATTGCCCGTTTGGCGGAACTTTCCCGGCAGTGGTCACTGACGTTGATCGTCGGCGCACCGTTGATGCAGGGGGGCAGACTCTTTAACTGTGCCGTTGTTATGGCTGCAGGCCGGGTTATTGGCGTTGTTCCCAAGCGGCATATCCCCAATAGTCAAGAGTTCTACGAGCGCCGCTGGTTCTGCGGCGCAGAGCAGAGCACGAGCCGGACAATTGTCCTTACCAGCGGGGAAGTTCCCTTCGGTACCGATCTGCTCTTCTCTCTACCGACTCCCGCTGCCGCCCTTTTCGGTATTGAGCTCTGCGAAGATCTCTGGAGCCCTAGTCCGCCGAGCGCCGACCTCGCTATGGCCGGCGCCACCCTGATTGCCAATCTCTCCGCCAGTCCCGAGACGCTGGGGAAGATGGAGTATCGCCGCGATCTGGTGCGCCTGCAGTCAGCGCGCTGTCTTGCTGCCTACGCTTATGCCGGCGCCGGTCCCGGCGAATCGAGCACCGATCTGGTCTTCTCCGGCCACTGCCTGATCGCTGAAAACGGCGTCATCCTCGCCGAGAGTGAGCGCTTCTCCTTTGCTTCGACGCTCACTCTCACTGATATCGATTGCGAGCGACTGCTCAACGAGCGGCGTCGCAGTTCGACCTTTGCGACAAGCTCCCTGTTACCAGTGCGCATTCTCCCTATCGAACTTCCCTCTGCAGCTCCGGTCACGACCCTGCTGCGCAGTATCGATCCGGCACCCTTTGTCCCGTCGCATCGGCAAGAGCGGGCTGAACGCTGTGCGGAAATCTTTGCCATCCAGACGACCGGCCTTGGTCGGCGTCTCCTCCATACAGCATCGCAAAAAATTGTCCTCGGCATCTCCGGAGGGCTCGATTCGACCCTCGCGCTGCTGGTGGCGGTCAAGGCCTTTGACAAACTCGATCTGCCCCGGAGCGGCATCGTCGCCGTCACCATGCCCGGTTTCGGCACCACCGCCCGCACCCGCAATAATGCCGAAGTCCTTGCGGCCAGCCTCGGTGTCACCTTACGGATCATCTCCATCGATGCGGCGGTGCGGCAGCATTTTGCCGATATCGGTCACAACGAAGCCTGTCACGATATCACCTACGAAAATTCGCAGGCGCGGGAGCGGACACAAATTCTCATGGATATTGCCAATCAAGTCGGCGGACTGGTCCTTGGCACTGGCGATCTCTCCGAACTTGCCCTCGGCTGGTGTACCTTCAACGGCGATCATATGGCGATGTATGGGATCAATGCCGGGGTTCCCAAGACCCTGGTGCGCTATCTGGTTGAATGG
This genomic stretch from Deltaproteobacteria bacterium HGW-Deltaproteobacteria-4 harbors:
- a CDS encoding Hsp20/alpha crystallin family protein; this translates as MADDKKEISISEKRGEKPGELQKYTSPFAEMEQLFDDFFQRRFFAPSFMPRFKFPELTSVSTSIDMFEDGNDLVIKADLPGIKKEEINVDFTDDIITISGEKKSEEKTERKDYYRVERSYGSFVRKLRLPVEIQVDKINASFKNGVLEIRMPKTESKKPQAQKITVK
- a CDS encoding SAP domain-containing protein translates to MKIDAIKKIAKQHQLKPGKANKGELIRAIQQAEGNTACFGSNSVNECGQSNCLWREDCT
- a CDS encoding NAD(+) synthase, giving the protein MPVDLAPLGMLRVAVASPALRLADPLYNCEIIAGMAVEAAGQGAQVLLCPELSVTGYSCADLFLQPTLLHGAEAGIARLAELSRQWSLTLIVGAPLMQGGRLFNCAVVMAAGRVIGVVPKRHIPNSQEFYERRWFCGAEQSTSRTIVLTSGEVPFGTDLLFSLPTPAAALFGIELCEDLWSPSPPSADLAMAGATLIANLSASPETLGKMEYRRDLVRLQSARCLAAYAYAGAGPGESSTDLVFSGHCLIAENGVILAESERFSFASTLTLTDIDCERLLNERRRSSTFATSSLLPVRILPIELPSAAPVTTLLRSIDPAPFVPSHRQERAERCAEIFAIQTTGLGRRLLHTASQKIVLGISGGLDSTLALLVAVKAFDKLDLPRSGIVAVTMPGFGTTARTRNNAEVLAASLGVTLRIISIDAAVRQHFADIGHNEACHDITYENSQARERTQILMDIANQVGGLVLGTGDLSELALGWCTFNGDHMAMYGINAGVPKTLVRYLVEWCAEEEFSGETAQILHDVVATPVSPELLPPNASGEIAQVTEDHVGPYRLHDFFLYNTVRLHFGPRKIYTLACLAFVGEYPPAEIHRWLTVFFQRFFSQQFKRSVLPDGPKVGSVALSPRGDWRMPSDASAALWLAELEDLHV